A DNA window from Siniperca chuatsi isolate FFG_IHB_CAS linkage group LG6, ASM2008510v1, whole genome shotgun sequence contains the following coding sequences:
- the mafaa gene encoding transcription factor MafAa, with product MATDLAMSAELPNSPLAIEYVNDFDLMKFEVKKEPPEADRYCHRLPSGSLSSTPISTPCSSVPSSPSFCAPSPGVQPNQSLTSGVNSSGSSNNSSGNNNHSNAGKPQLEDLYWIPSYQHHINPEALNLTPEDAVEALIGNAHHHHHHHQAYEGFRGQQYVGEDLSTASAGHHHHAHNHHHHHHHGHHARLEDRFSDEQLVSMTVRELNRQLRGFSKEEVIRLKQKRRTLKNRGYAQSCRFKRVQQRHMLETEKCTLQSQVEQLKQDVARLAKERDLYKEKYEKLASRTYNAAGPANTRDPSGKQASAEFFM from the coding sequence ATGGCCACCGACCTCGCCATGAGCGCAGAGCTGCCCAACAGCCCTCTGGCCATCGAGTACGTCAAcgattttgacctgatgaagtTTGAGGTGAAGAAGGAGCCGCCGGAGGCCGACCGCTACTGCCACCGCCTCCCGTCGGGCTCTCTGTCCTCCACCCCGATCAGCACACCCTGCTCCTCCGTGCCTTCCTCGCCGAGCTTCTGCGCCCCGAGCCCGGGCGTGCAGCCAAACCAGAGCCTCACCAGCGGGGTCAatagcagcggcagcagcaacaacagcagcggCAACAACAATCACAGCAACGCGGGCAAGCCTCAGCTGGAGGACCTGTACTGGATCCCCAGTTACCAGCACCACATCAACCCCGAGGCGCTCAATCTGACCCCGGAGGACGCGGTGGAGGCCCTCATTGGTAACgcgcaccatcatcaccaccaccaccaggcCTACGAGGGCTTCCGCGGGCAGCAGTACGTCGGGGAGGACCTGTCCACGGCCTCGGCGGGCCACCATCACCATGCCCAtaaccaccaccatcaccaccaccacggCCACCACGCCCGCCTGGAGGACCGCTTCTCGGACGAGCAGCTGGTCAGCATGACGGTGCGGGAGCTGAACCGGCAGCTTCGGGGCTTCAGCAAGGAGGAGGTGATCCGCCTGAAGCAGAAGAGACGCACCCTGAAGAACCGCGGCTACGCGCAGTCCTGCCGCTTCAAACGCGTCCAGCAGAGGCACATGCTGGAGACGGAGAAGTGCACCCTGCAGAGCCAGGTGGAGCAGCTGAAGCAGGACGTGGCGCGCCTTGCCAAGGAGAGGGATCTTTACAAGGAGAAGTACGAGAAGCTGGCCAGCCGGACCTACAATGCCGCTGGACCCGCGAACACGAGAGACCCGTCCGGGAAACAGGCCAGCGCCGAGTTCTTCATGTGA